GATCTAGCCTCGACGCGATGCTACGCAGCTCCTCGGGCGTTTTCAAGCTGGCATCGCCCTTACCCCCAGCGGCGTAAACCCCCAGCTCAACCCTGGAGAGCGCATCCTTCAGCACGGCGGTGGTCACGGTGGTAGAGCCCGATGAATCCCAGTCCATCCCAATCAAGTTGTTCAACGCCTGAAACCAGACGGGGTCGGCGACCCTCTCGAGAAAGCCCTTCGTACCGAACTCGTCAACGACGAGCCTCACCACTATCTCCGCCAATTCCTTCATCCGTGCGATGAGCCACGGGGGTACGCGCCCCCCATGCAGCGGCAGCTCTGCAACCCCTCTCCGCACTACAATGGTAAGGCTCCAATCAGGCTTTAAAACGATTGTTTAGAGGAACGAAAGTGCTCGTGCGAAAACCTTACCGAGCAACATCTCGCTAGAGACGCCCCTCGAACGCCTCTACGCCTCTCAGTTTCTAGCAAACATCTTTGAAGGTACCAGGCTTCAAAGGATGAAAACAGGCGCTTTCAATATCGCATTCGCTACGCTCACCACCTGTCAGGCTGCCAAACATAGGGTTCTCCTCTATTAAACAGGGTCGATAGGAGCCTTCTCTCCTCGCTGTCGGCTGCAACCGCTTCTGCCCCCATGAATCCTAGGATTAGCTGAGCTGCGCTACCAGGGTCGAGCTCGAGGATGCTATCGGCCTCGCAACCCTCGACCACTTCTACCAAACCGTCGTTAACCTTCAGCGTTGCCTCTTCGCCCCCTACACGAAGCGCGAGAGCCCCCTTGACCCCAAGAGATCTAAGCTGAAGCTCGCCCTTGATAGACTCGAGCAGCTCCTTTAACCTGATGACCCTCGCCATACCGCCGCCGCTCCACGGGTAGAAGCTCTCAACAGTGCAGCCGTAGGATCTCGCCACCCGAACAAAGGGGTGGTCGGGCGGTAAGTGGACCTTGATGTGGCTCTTCCTCTCTTCCAGTGCAATCTTGTAAAGGATCTTGAGGAGCGACTTGTAGAGGCTAGCGCTGTGGCCTTCGGCTCCCACCTCGGCGATCAAGAGCTCCTCTGGGCTCGGCCACCTCTCCAACGCAGCGTAAGCAACCAACTTTCCACCTTCCTTCACCACTAAAGGTTTAGCTGGATGCTCCCAAGACACCCCCTTCCTAAAACCGCTCCAGCTCGCGGAGTCCCGCACCCTGGCCCCCGGCCAGCGCGTGTTCACGCTCTCGTATAGCTGGGCGATCTCACTCCTGTAGTAGCCCTGATCCTCGGAGACCTCCCACTCGAGCTCCTCCGCTTCAACGCGGGATGCGTTCCTTAAGCTCAAGGTGACGGTGTGTTCACCCATGAAGGTGGCGTAGCCGAACCTGTGGTAGTACTCGAAGATGCCGAAGAGGGCCGATAGGGGGTAGCCCCGCTCCCTCATCCACTCGACGGTGTACCTGAGGGTTGCGGCAGAGAAGCCCCTCCCCCTGTACTCGCGGGGCGTGTAGACTCCGGCGACCCCGCCCGCCAAAACCTTGGAGGCGCCATAGTGGAGCCGCACGTCGATTACGTACAGCCAGCTGACCGCCTTATCCCCATCGAAAGCCGTCACTTTGTGGACGTCCTGCTCTACGCGTTCGACGGAGAAACGCAACCCCATGTGCCAATCATTCCGAAGCACCCTGTAAAAACACTATCGCGTGCCCCACTGCTGTGAGCGGTTAGTCTCGGGTTGACATCGGTTAGCTAGTAGCGAGCTAACCAGTACAAGCAAACAATATAATGCCCCGCTTAAAGCCCTTCAGAGGGGCCCGTGGTCTAGCGGCTAGGACGCCCGCCTCACGAGCTCACGATCAAGCAGCCGGGTTGAGAGCGCGGGAGGTCCCGGGTTCGAATCCCGGCGGGCCCACCAGGCTGTGCTAAATCGATGTACTAGTTGTACATATTAGAGTGGAAAATAAGTGGAAAATATCAAGTTCATTAACCACTTCTTCCAATCGATGGGCCCGCGTAGGACGCACAGAGGGAGCTAACCTATATTAGTGTCATCCGGGGACTCTTCCCGAGCCCTAGCCTAGGGGGGCTGTGAAAGAATGCGAGCTTGAGAAAACCGGTTCACTCTCTAGGCGCTCGGGTAACCGGACTCTCAAGCTTAAGAAAGGAGAGTGGCCTATTCAGACGACAGAATTCCCCGAACTCTTTAGCGTTCTAGCGGCTTGACGTTCATGGTTGTGATCCTCTCGCGCGGCTGGGAAGACCTGACGGCAATCTAGCGCTGCATCCCATTGATTAACCCTTCTGACCATTTCGGCAGAGCCTTCTGAAGCCTAACCGGAGGGCCGGAGAAGAATCTCTAAGCGTGAAGTCTCTGAGCTCCACGCTCGCGAAGAGGGGGTCGTCAACGATGGAGAGCCTGTCGTAGCCAAGCGCTCGCCACTCGTCGAGCGTGTACTCCCTTCCCGTCGCCTGCTCGCGGCACACCGTCAGCCTGCCGGTGAGGTCCCAGTAGACGTTCCTGTCGCTCACGATGTTGCGCATCGAGTAGCGCTGGGCATAGCCGCCCTGAAAGATCGGCGAGCCGT
The Thermofilaceae archaeon DNA segment above includes these coding regions:
- a CDS encoding GNAT family N-acetyltransferase, with amino-acid sequence MGLRFSVERVEQDVHKVTAFDGDKAVSWLYVIDVRLHYGASKVLAGGVAGVYTPREYRGRGFSAATLRYTVEWMRERGYPLSALFGIFEYYHRFGYATFMGEHTVTLSLRNASRVEAEELEWEVSEDQGYYRSEIAQLYESVNTRWPGARVRDSASWSGFRKGVSWEHPAKPLVVKEGGKLVAYAALERWPSPEELLIAEVGAEGHSASLYKSLLKILYKIALEERKSHIKVHLPPDHPFVRVARSYGCTVESFYPWSGGGMARVIRLKELLESIKGELQLRSLGVKGALALRVGGEEATLKVNDGLVEVVEGCEADSILELDPGSAAQLILGFMGAEAVAADSEERRLLSTLFNRGEPYVWQPDRW